One window of the Lasioglossum baleicum chromosome 8, iyLasBale1, whole genome shotgun sequence genome contains the following:
- the Tio gene encoding zinc finger domain-containing protein tiptop isoform X2, which translates to MPRRKQHAPQRMKWEDGVEGSGPGLAADLQGEEGDCAEDDGPISPSERVCAAAAKENEDGDATDEEDDEDATPPTPPPSATARLNPTILRDTGPPDREPMSPRCPSRDSRESSGPATGSPPPPATRSSASPVSPSGIVPLPLGGHPLLPPHSAAMMAAYLQQTHQRLLLGHSPLSRGSVSPLVSSSCSPPAATPGLLVSPSSVGEVSPSATPLPAVLDFSTRKASSTEDDEDEQILNLSKPPTPSSSTETNNGPLDLSVPSRKRPGPEDSPPPVRKSSRLASGSAAAAAAAAVAAATAAHQDPAQAVAAAAGFGRPPVVSPWTSPVVASHFPYFAAAVAAAATSQQQLSPKSTAGVVVDHHQLWNGKLKPPSALENKYQPSEATKALEKMSELSKLGGEDLFRSASGNGSGGGSGGVTAGSGGGGGAGAGAGAGNVSGSTSGSRHSAWQSHWLNKGADQAKDVLKCVWCKQSFPTLAAMTTHMKEAKHCGVNMPVPPSGSSLHPQQSNVQNIPTPQPPHQPQTTSSGNAGSGPGAGGSATPSSKQSPSELNLLIKETMPLPRKLVRGQDVWLGKGAEQTRQILKCMWCGQSFRSLAEMTSHMQQTQHYTNIISQEQIISWKSSDENKGGSGGGNGGSGSGSVAGGGGGGGGGGTAVPGGNSGSTGPHAGGTGAPGSGATSSHVSAVLTCKVCDQAFSSLKELSNHMVKNSHYKEHIMRSITESGGRRRQTREKRKKSLPVRKLLELERAQNEFKNGDAATGLGHGLGKHAGRITCEKCGDKIETSIFVDHIRQCIGAGTVSANQRNFLKNALMSNHLSATLPPTESGRKSANDESSPLSSSRHHRSPSSASDATTPGKDTPTPTANESTGSSSSPSVLNAIEKLIEKSFDSRARHGAPGLHHAQPGAPMGTSILKRLGIDESVDYTKPLVDPQTMNLLRSYQQQQQQQQQQQHYSTSMAARRERSGSESSSVSERGSGGRTDAMTPERRLDLSTVGHSERHSSHHHRVTPDKQLVPQSLTAGRHHPATEESGDEESSAAASTAASGGSGAGATTTSSATPAATPSAPPSASATVVVKKEPKDDETDERATGEEEQSQSQTSGREVYVKKEIVDDCRDEEEQSSFNHRRAGSGSLHESAEEGREVMSPRINPPTPRSTGQMEQLVRSPCRNSTSSPTSSDRSVTPRGTPDTKGSSSLGALSSMFDSLSGGGSGGNAGGGGGNAGGPVDSHGRKTSSHPLAALQKLCDKTETRGGSASGSGGSTGRSAGGPGSTSGLGSAAGGGVGSGTTPGSGSTPGSGTTPGAILAFSWACNDAVVTADSIMKCAFCDTPFISKGAYRHHLSKMHFVKDGVIPDPLTIGRSAAAVAAAAAAAAAAAVSQNPAAGPATGHSSSSPPTSQRNKSPPLSQANGSPSQSAASPLEESPHSKFLKYTELAKQLSSKYV; encoded by the coding sequence GGAACCGATGAGTCCGCGCTGTCCATCGAGAGATTCACGGGAATCGTCCGGTCCGGCGACTGGTAGCCCACCGCCGCCTGCAACGAGGAGCAGCGCGAGTCCGGTCAGCCCGAGCGGTATCGTGCCCCTTCCGCTCGGCGGTCACCCCCTGCTGCCGCCGCATTCCGCGGCCATGATGGCGGCGTACTTGCAACAAACTCACCAGAGGCTGCTGCTCGGCCACTCGCCCCTGTCCCGGGGCTCGGTGTCGCCGCTGGTCTCGTCCTCGTGTTCGCCGCCCGCTGCCACCCCCGGCCTCCTGGTCTCGCCGAGCAGCGTCGGCGAGGTCTCGCCATCGGCCACCCCGTTGCCGGCGGTCCTCGATTTCAGCACGAGAAAGGCTTCCTCGACGgaggacgacgaggacgagCAGATCCTGAATCTGAGCAAACCGCCGACCCCTTCCTCGTCGACGGAGACGAACAACGGGCCGTTGGATCTGTCGGTGCCGAGCAGGAAACGGCCCGGACCGGAAGACTCGCCACCGCCGGTTCGCAAGTCGTCGCGATTGGCGTCCGGGTCCGCTGCGGCTGCAGCAGCTGCGGCGGTTGCGGCCGCCACCGCGGCTCATCAAGACCCCGCGCAGGCCGTGGCGGCTGCCGCCGGATTCGGAAGGCCGCCCGTCGTATCGCCGTGGACGTCGCCGGTGGTCGCATCGCATTTCCCGTATTTCGCCGCGGCGGTAGCGGCCGCCGCCACTAGTCAGCAGCAACTCTCGCCGAAGAGCACCGCCGGCGTGGTGGTGGACCACCATCAACTCTGGAACGGCAAGCTCAAGCCACCGTCCGCCCTCGAGAACAAGTACCAGCCGAGCGAGGCGACCAAAGCGCTCGAGAAAATGAGCGAGCTGAGCAAATTGGGCGGCGAGGATCTGTTCAGATCGGCATCCGGGAACGGGTCGGGTGGCGGTTCCGGCGGTGTTACGGCCGgtagcggcggcggcggcggtgcagGAGCCGGTGCCGGTGCCGGGAACGTGTCTGGATCGACGTCCGGCAGTCGTCACAGCGCGTGGCAGTCCCATTGGTTGAACAAGGGCGCTGATCAGGCGAAGGACGTGCTGAAGTGCGTCTGGTGCAAGCAGAGTTTCCCCACGTTGGCCGCGATGACCACGCACATGAAGGAGGCGAAACATTGCGGCGTCAACATGCCCGTGCCGCCTTCCGGATCCTCGCTCCATCCCCAGCAAAGCAACGTGCAGAACATCCCGACGCCTCAGCCGCCTCATCAACCTCAGACCACGTCGAGCGGCAACGCGGGCTCCGGTCCCGGGGCCGGAGGGTCCGCGACACCGAGCAGCAAGCAGAGTCCGTCGGAACTGAATCTGTTAATCAAGGAGACGATGCCGTTGCCGAGAAAGTTGGTCCGCGGGCAGGACGTCTGGCTGGGCAAGGGGGCCGAGCAGACCAGACAGATTCTCAAGTGCATGTGGTGCGGCCAGAGCTTCCGCTCGCTCGCCGAGATGACGTCGCACATGCAGCAAACGCAGCACTACACCAACATCATCTCCCAGGAGCAGATCATCTCGTGGAAGTCCTCGGACGAGAACAAGGGCGGCAGCGGCGGAGGAAACGGCGGCAGCGGTAGCGGGTCTGTGGCCGGcggtggtggcggcggcggtggcggtggaACTGCTGTACCCGGTGGTAATTCCGGTTCCACCGGCCCTCACGCCGGCGGTACAGGAGCTCCGGGTTCCGGCGCGACCAGCAGTCACGTCAGCGCGGTGCTGACTTGCAAGGTTTGCGATCAGGCGTTCAGCTCGTTGAAGGAACTGAGCAATCACATGGTGAAGAATTCCCACTACAAGGAACACATTATGCGCTCGATCACCGAGAGCGGGGGCCGCCGTCGGCAGACCAGGGAGAAGCGCAAGAAATCGTTGCCGGTGAGGAAGCTGTTGGAGCTGGAGCGGGCGCAGAACGAATTCAAGAACGGCGACGCTGCCACGGGTCTCGGTCACGGTCTCGGGAAACACGCGGGCCGCATAACTTGCGAGAAGTGCGGCGACAAGATCGAGACCAGCATCTTCGTCGATCACATCCGACAGTGTATCGGCGCGGGAACGGTGAGCGCGAACCAACGGAACTTTCTGAAGAACGCGTTGATGTCGAACCACCTGTCGGCGACGTTACCGCCGACCGAGAGCGGCCGGAAGAGCGCGAACGACGAGAGCTCGCCGCTGTCCTCGTCGAGGCACCATCGGTCCCCTTCGTCGGCCAGCGACGCGACCACTCCCGGCAAAGACACGCCGACCCCGACCGCCAACGAGTCCACCGGAAGTTCCTCCTCCCCGTCCGTTTTGAACGCCATCGAGAAGCTGATCGAAAAGAGCTTCGACTCTCGCGCGAGGCACGGCGCGCCGGGCCTGCATCACGCTCAACCCGGAGCACCGATGGGCACGAGCATCCTCAAGCGACTGGGCATCGACGAGAGCGTCGACTACACGAAACCTCTCGTCGACCCGCAGACCATGAACCTCCTGCGATCGtaccagcagcagcaacagcagcagcaacaacagcaacactACTCGACGAGCATGGCGGCCCGAAGGGAACGCAGCGGAAGCGAGTCCAGCTCGGTGTCGGAGCGTGGAAGCGGCGGGAGAACCGACGCGATGACGCCCGAGAGGCGGCTCGATCTCTCCACGGTCGGTCATTCGGAGAGGCATTCGTCGCATCACCATCGGGTCACGCCGGATAAGCAGCTGGTTCCACAGAGTCTGACAGCGGGACGCCATCACCCGGCCACGGAAGAATCCGGAGACGAGGAATCGTCCGCGGCCGCGAGCACCGCCGCTTCCGGGGGATCGGGAGCTGGCGCTACGACGACATCGTCCGCGACACCGGCAGCGACCCCGTCTGCGCCACCGTCCGCCTCGGCGACGGTGGTTGTGAAGAAGGAGCCGAAGGACGACGAAACCGACGAACGTGCCACCGGCGAGGAAGAACAGTCGCAGTCGCAGACGAGCGGTCGGGAGGTGTACGTGAAGAAGGAGATCGTGGACGACTGCAGGGACGAGGAGGAGCAGAGTTCGTTCAATCATCGACGCGCCGGGAGCGGCAGTCTGCACGAGAGCGCGGAGGAGGGACGAGAGGTGATGTCGCCTCGAATAAATCCGCCGACTCCCAGATCCACCGGGCAGATGGAGCAGCTGGTTCGCAGTCCGTGCAGAAACAGCACCAGCAGTCCGACGAGCAGCGACCGATCGGTTACGCCGCGCGGCACGCCCGACACCAAAGGCTCGAGCAGCCTAGGCGCGCTTTCCTCGATGTTCGATAGCTTGTCGGGCGGAGGCAGCGGAGGAAACGCCGGAGGCGGCGGAGGGAACGCTGGCGGGCCGGTCGACTCGCACGGTCGCAAGACCAGCAGCCATCCGCTGGCGGCGTTGCAGAAACTCTGCGACAAAACTGAGACGAGAGGCGGAAGCGCCAGCGGCAGCGGCGGCAGCACCGGCAGGTCCGCCGGCGGGCCTGGCTCGACGTCGGGCTTAGGATCAGCCGCGGGCGGCGGAGTGGGATCTGGAACCACGCCGGGATCCGGTTCCACGCCGGGATCCGGAACCACGCCGGGCGCCATCTTGGCGTTCAGCTGGGCCTGCAACGACGCCGTGGTCACGGCCGATTCGATCATGAAATGCGCCTTCTGCGACACGCCGTTTATCTCGAAGGGCGCGTACAGGCACCACCTCTCGAAGATGCACTTCGTGAAGGACGGCGTGATCCCGGACCCGCTGACAATCGGCCGATCAGCCGCGGCGGTCGCAGCTGCAGCAGCCGCAGCCGCGGCGGCCGCGGTCTCCCAGAACCCTGCGGCGGGACCGGCGACCGGTCACAGTTCTTCCTCGCCGCCGACGTCCCAGCGCAACAAGTCGCCGCCGCTTTCGCAGGCGAACGGTAGCCCGTCACAGTCAGCGGCCTCTCCCCTCGAGGAGAGTCCGCACTCGAAATTTCTCAAGTATACGGAGCTGGCCAAACAGTTGTCCAGCAAATACGTATAG